One genomic segment of Aliarcobacter cibarius includes these proteins:
- a CDS encoding FAD-dependent oxidoreductase: MSEKHYEVVIVGGGISGAALFFELAKYSDVNNICLLEKYEDLATLNSKGTSNSQTIHVGDIETNYTFDKAKITKRTAKMIEKFCLAYDLQDKIMFKHQKMALGVGEKEVQFITDRYNKFKEIFPYLELWDKEALREKEPLLVYADKERTKDRPEPIVAMGTNDQYTTVDYGEMTKELVKAGQNADSQKITDVYFNSEVEEIQKIGDKFKLTTTNGAVYTADFVVVNAGAHSLYLAHKMGYGKHMGSLSMAGSFYITNGTYLNGKVYMVQNDKLPFAALHGDPDILCDGKTRFGPTALALLVLERYKGGKSFFQCLKTMNFDGNIVKIFWDLLKDSDIRNYVFKNFLFEIPGINKKLFAKDAQKIVPSLSADDIEYAKGFGGVRPQVLNKKEQKLMLGEASITEEKGIIFNMTPSPGATSCLGNAERDIQIVCSYLGKNFNHEQFLKDYTDEE, from the coding sequence ATGAGCGAAAAACACTATGAGGTCGTAATTGTTGGTGGAGGAATTTCAGGAGCTGCTTTATTCTTTGAATTAGCAAAATACTCTGATGTAAATAACATTTGTTTACTTGAAAAGTATGAAGATCTTGCAACTTTAAATTCTAAAGGAACAAGTAACTCTCAAACAATCCACGTGGGTGATATTGAAACAAATTATACTTTTGATAAAGCAAAAATAACAAAAAGAACTGCAAAAATGATTGAGAAGTTCTGTTTAGCATATGATTTACAAGATAAAATCATGTTTAAACATCAAAAAATGGCTCTAGGGGTTGGAGAAAAAGAAGTTCAATTTATAACTGATAGATATAATAAATTTAAAGAAATTTTCCCTTACTTAGAGTTATGGGATAAAGAAGCTTTAAGAGAAAAAGAGCCATTACTTGTTTATGCTGATAAAGAAAGAACTAAAGATAGACCTGAACCAATTGTAGCTATGGGAACAAATGACCAATATACTACTGTTGATTATGGAGAAATGACTAAAGAATTAGTTAAAGCTGGTCAAAATGCTGATAGCCAAAAAATAACAGATGTTTATTTTAATTCTGAAGTAGAAGAAATTCAAAAAATTGGTGATAAATTCAAGTTAACTACTACAAATGGTGCTGTTTATACAGCAGATTTTGTTGTTGTAAATGCTGGAGCTCACTCTTTATACTTAGCTCATAAAATGGGTTATGGTAAACATATGGGTTCTTTATCAATGGCTGGTTCTTTCTATATAACAAATGGTACATACTTAAATGGTAAAGTTTATATGGTACAAAATGACAAACTTCCATTTGCTGCACTTCATGGTGACCCAGATATTTTATGTGATGGAAAAACAAGATTTGGACCAACAGCTCTTGCATTATTAGTTTTAGAGAGATACAAAGGTGGAAAATCTTTCTTCCAATGTCTAAAAACTATGAATTTTGACGGAAACATTGTAAAAATTTTCTGGGATCTATTAAAAGATAGTGATATTAGAAACTATGTATTTAAAAACTTCTTATTTGAAATCCCAGGAATTAATAAAAAATTATTTGCTAAAGATGCACAAAAAATTGTTCCTTCTTTAAGTGCAGATGATATTGAATACGCAAAAGGATTTGGAGGAGTAAGACCACAAGTTCTTAATAAAAAAGAGCAAAAATTAATGCTTGGAGAAGCTTCTATTACTGAAGAAAAAGGAATCATATTCAATATGACTCCATCTCCTGGTGCAACTTCTTGTTTAGGAAATGCCGAGAGAGATATTCAAATAGTTTGTTCTTATCTTGGTAAAAACTTCAATCATGAACAATTCTTAAAAGATTATACAGATGAAGAATAA